A single genomic interval of Amycolatopsis albispora harbors:
- a CDS encoding amino acid ABC transporter ATP-binding protein: MIKAAAVNKFFGDLHVLRDIDFEVPRGQVVVVLGPSGSGKSTLCRAINRLEPINSGEIHVDGKPLPAEGKALAALRADVGMVFQSFNLFAHKTIVENVMLAPQKVRKVSSAEARKTAMELLERVGIANQADKYPAQLSGGQQQRVAIARALAMRPKVMLFDEPTSALDPEMVQEVLDVMTSLAADGMTMLVVTHEMGFARRAAHRVVFMSDGEIVEDTTPDEFFTSPKSDRAKDFLGKILTH; the protein is encoded by the coding sequence ATGATCAAGGCGGCCGCCGTGAACAAGTTCTTCGGCGACCTGCACGTGCTGCGGGACATCGACTTCGAGGTGCCGCGCGGCCAGGTGGTGGTGGTGCTCGGGCCGTCGGGCTCCGGCAAGTCCACCCTGTGCCGGGCGATCAACCGGCTCGAGCCGATCAACTCCGGCGAGATCCACGTGGACGGCAAGCCGCTGCCCGCCGAGGGCAAGGCGCTGGCCGCGCTGCGCGCCGACGTCGGCATGGTCTTCCAGTCGTTCAACCTGTTCGCCCACAAGACCATCGTCGAGAACGTGATGCTGGCGCCGCAGAAGGTCCGCAAGGTCTCCTCGGCCGAGGCGCGCAAGACCGCGATGGAGCTGCTGGAGCGGGTCGGCATCGCCAACCAGGCCGACAAGTACCCGGCGCAGCTCTCCGGCGGCCAGCAGCAGCGCGTGGCCATCGCCAGGGCGCTGGCCATGCGGCCCAAGGTGATGCTGTTCGACGAGCCGACCTCCGCGCTGGACCCGGAAATGGTCCAGGAGGTGCTCGACGTGATGACCAGCCTGGCCGCCGACGGCATGACCATGCTGGTGGTCACCCACGAGATGGGCTTCGCGCGCCGCGCCGCGCACCGGGTGGTGTTCATGTCCGACGGCGAGATCGTCGAGGACACCACCCCCGACGAGTTCTTCACCAGCCCGAAGTCCGACCGCGCGAAGGACTTCCTCGGCAAGATCCTGACCCACTAG
- a CDS encoding type II toxin-antitoxin system PemK/MazF family toxin yields the protein MRRAEIRLVDLDPARGSESNKTRPAVIVSNDGANVMAGRLGRGVVTVVPVTSNVRRVFPFQVLLPAAECGLAVDSKAQAEQVRSVSVERVGRRAGKLTPALMERLDAALRLHLGL from the coding sequence ATGCGGCGGGCCGAGATCCGGCTGGTCGACCTCGACCCCGCGCGGGGCAGCGAGTCGAACAAGACCAGGCCGGCGGTGATCGTGAGCAACGACGGCGCGAACGTGATGGCCGGGCGGCTGGGCCGCGGGGTGGTGACCGTGGTGCCGGTGACCTCGAACGTGCGCCGGGTGTTCCCGTTCCAGGTGCTGCTGCCCGCCGCCGAGTGCGGGCTGGCGGTGGATTCGAAGGCGCAGGCCGAGCAGGTCAGGTCGGTTTCGGTGGAGCGGGTGGGCCGCCGGGCAGGCAAGCTGACGCCCGCGCTGATGGAGCGCCTCGACGCCGCGCTGCGCCTGCATCTCGGGCTGTGA
- a CDS encoding TAXI family TRAP transporter solute-binding subunit, with the protein MTALTRVTAAVLLLLTTLTACGPDFTGTRLRIAAGNDRGVYYQLAQPLAGAWAAGLEIERPEIQQTRGSPDNLARLRAGTADVAFSAADVATDPSGEPNLAALARIYDDYLHVVVRADSPVRSLADLRGRRVAIGSPESGVAVIAQLLLNASGLGDPGSMTVRYLGLDESLGALERQEIDAFFWSGGLPTNSISTLANRIPLRLIDVGEAMPAMRRANPVYRTATIPGSTYPQSGGPVTTLVVPNFLVVPTSMSDDVAEALTRGLFDARPELAKANTAALSIDLRPAIETAPMALHPGALRYYRNLKN; encoded by the coding sequence GTGACAGCTCTGACACGGGTGACCGCCGCCGTGCTCCTGCTGCTCACCACGCTCACCGCCTGCGGGCCGGACTTCACCGGCACCAGGCTGCGGATCGCCGCCGGCAACGACCGGGGCGTCTACTACCAGCTCGCGCAGCCGCTGGCCGGGGCGTGGGCGGCCGGGCTGGAGATCGAACGGCCCGAGATCCAGCAGACCCGCGGCTCCCCCGACAACCTCGCCCGGCTGCGCGCGGGCACCGCCGACGTGGCGTTCAGCGCGGCCGACGTGGCCACCGACCCCAGCGGCGAGCCCAATCTCGCCGCGCTCGCCCGCATCTACGACGACTACCTGCACGTGGTGGTCCGCGCCGACTCGCCGGTCCGGTCGCTGGCCGACCTGCGCGGGCGGCGGGTGGCCATCGGCTCCCCCGAATCCGGGGTGGCGGTGATCGCGCAGTTGCTGCTCAACGCCAGCGGCCTCGGCGACCCCGGCTCGATGACCGTGCGCTACCTCGGCCTCGACGAGTCGCTCGGCGCGCTGGAACGCCAGGAGATCGATGCCTTCTTCTGGTCGGGCGGCCTGCCGACGAACTCGATCAGCACGCTGGCCAACCGGATCCCGCTGCGGCTGATCGACGTCGGCGAGGCGATGCCCGCGATGCGCCGGGCCAACCCGGTCTACCGCACGGCGACCATTCCCGGCTCCACCTACCCGCAGTCCGGCGGGCCGGTGACCACGCTGGTGGTGCCCAACTTCCTGGTGGTGCCGACGAGCATGTCCGACGACGTGGCCGAGGCGCTCACCCGCGGGCTGTTCGACGCGCGGCCCGAGCTGGCCAAGGCGAACACCGCCGCGCTGTCGATCGATCTGCGGCCCGCCATCGAAACCGCGCCGATGGCCCTGCACCCTGGCGCGCTGCGGTACTACCGCAACCTCAAGAATTAG
- a CDS encoding response regulator transcription factor: MRVLLVEDDDRVADALVPALLRRGLSVRRLASGAEVLDRIADADVVLLDLGLPDVDGMVLCWRIREISDVAIIVVSARGEVDDRILGLRSGADDYLVKPYDVDELVARVHAVRRRRGEPARAATGAIKVADVVIDLDRHEVTAGGEVITLSRKEFGVLKLIAAEGGAVCSRDRLLTELWGRRGQAESRSLDVHVATLRTKLGRAELIETVRGVGYRLGARPDEE; the protein is encoded by the coding sequence GTGCGCGTTCTGCTCGTCGAGGACGACGACAGGGTGGCCGACGCACTGGTGCCGGCGCTGCTGCGCCGCGGGCTGTCGGTCCGGCGCCTGGCCTCGGGCGCCGAGGTGCTGGACCGGATCGCCGACGCCGACGTGGTGCTGCTCGACCTGGGCCTGCCGGACGTGGACGGCATGGTGCTCTGCTGGCGGATCCGCGAGATCAGCGACGTGGCGATCATCGTGGTTTCCGCTCGCGGTGAGGTCGACGACCGCATTCTCGGCCTGCGCTCGGGAGCCGACGACTACCTGGTCAAGCCGTACGACGTGGACGAGCTGGTGGCCAGGGTGCACGCGGTGCGCCGCCGCCGCGGCGAACCGGCCAGGGCGGCCACCGGCGCGATCAAGGTGGCCGACGTGGTGATCGACCTCGACCGGCACGAGGTGACCGCCGGTGGTGAGGTGATCACGCTCTCGCGCAAGGAATTCGGCGTGCTGAAGCTGATCGCGGCCGAGGGCGGCGCGGTCTGCTCGCGCGACCGGCTGCTCACCGAGCTGTGGGGCAGGCGCGGGCAGGCGGAAAGCCGCTCACTGGACGTCCATGTCGCTACCCTGCGAACGAAGCTCGGCCGCGCCGAGCTGATCGAGACGGTGCGCGGGGTCGGCTACCGGCTGGGCGCGCGGCCAGACGAGGAGTGA
- a CDS encoding ribbon-helix-helix protein, CopG family, with product MKLSVSLSDEDVAFIDHYAAAAHVPSRSAVVHRALELLRASQLEDDYRAAWDEWAARGDEAEWDAATGDGVLTR from the coding sequence ATGAAATTGAGCGTCAGCCTGTCGGACGAGGACGTGGCCTTCATCGACCACTACGCCGCCGCGGCGCACGTTCCGTCGCGCTCCGCGGTGGTCCACCGCGCGCTGGAGCTGCTGCGGGCCAGCCAGCTGGAGGACGACTACCGGGCCGCGTGGGACGAGTGGGCCGCCCGCGGGGACGAGGCCGAATGGGACGCCGCCACCGGTGACGGGGTGCTGACCCGCTGA
- a CDS encoding sensor histidine kinase — protein sequence MRVRLQATVLSLVALLVFGLGVPLALSVAGSAGQTLFLDRLTDTARFASLAQRPLIQGQPDLIAAELRRYAEVYGIAVAVLNQDGRPTVTSGTVPGAVRLDLADTRVAGQVQSALAGRHSEPGPTLVPWDEGTLVLAEPVLIDGDVRGVVVTESPTAQARQEVMLWWVLIATVGMIAFCLALLVALPLVRWILRPVRRLDEATGSLVEAVVSGREVDRVGEESGPAELQQLGRSFDMMAASVGEALAAQRAFVADASHQLRNPLTALKLRLVNLEGHVDTEAEEHREAAVAEADRLNQVLDGLLSMARAEASAGELVAVDVDTVVAERAADWNVVAVAREVSLDVEGSTDGVRALAPPRGLEAVLDALLDNALKFTGAGTSVCVRTSTVDEKVRLTVRDHGPGLRAEELERATDRFWRSTAHQNVAGSGLGLSIVAEIVARSGGSLKLDLPAGGGLRITVELPAANS from the coding sequence GTGCGGGTCCGGCTCCAGGCCACGGTGCTTTCGCTGGTCGCGCTGCTCGTGTTCGGGCTCGGTGTGCCGCTGGCGCTGAGCGTGGCCGGGAGCGCCGGGCAGACGCTGTTCCTGGACCGGCTCACCGACACCGCGCGGTTCGCCTCGCTGGCGCAGCGGCCGCTGATCCAGGGGCAGCCCGACCTCATCGCCGCCGAACTGCGGCGGTACGCCGAGGTGTACGGCATCGCGGTGGCCGTGCTCAACCAGGACGGCCGCCCCACGGTCACCTCCGGCACGGTGCCCGGCGCGGTCCGGCTCGACCTGGCCGACACCAGGGTCGCCGGGCAGGTGCAGTCGGCGCTGGCCGGGCGGCACTCCGAGCCGGGGCCGACGCTGGTGCCCTGGGACGAGGGCACGCTGGTGCTGGCCGAACCGGTGCTGATCGACGGTGACGTGCGCGGGGTGGTGGTCACCGAGTCGCCGACCGCGCAGGCACGCCAGGAGGTGATGCTGTGGTGGGTGCTCATCGCCACCGTCGGCATGATCGCGTTCTGCCTGGCGCTGCTGGTCGCGCTGCCGCTGGTGCGGTGGATCCTGCGCCCGGTGCGCCGGCTCGACGAAGCCACCGGGTCCCTGGTCGAGGCCGTGGTGAGCGGGCGGGAAGTGGACCGCGTCGGCGAGGAGAGCGGGCCGGCCGAACTGCAGCAGCTCGGCCGCTCGTTCGACATGATGGCGGCGAGTGTGGGGGAAGCACTGGCCGCGCAACGCGCTTTTGTCGCCGACGCGTCGCACCAGCTGCGTAATCCGCTGACCGCGTTGAAGCTGCGGTTGGTGAATCTCGAAGGGCATGTGGACACCGAAGCCGAGGAACACCGCGAGGCCGCGGTCGCCGAAGCGGACCGGCTCAACCAGGTGCTCGACGGGCTGCTGTCGATGGCGCGCGCGGAAGCGTCAGCGGGTGAGCTGGTCGCGGTCGACGTGGACACCGTGGTCGCGGAACGGGCCGCGGACTGGAACGTGGTCGCGGTGGCCCGCGAAGTCAGCCTCGACGTGGAGGGTTCGACCGACGGCGTGCGCGCGCTCGCCCCGCCGCGCGGGCTGGAAGCGGTGCTGGACGCCTTGCTGGACAACGCGCTGAAGTTCACCGGCGCCGGTACCTCGGTCTGCGTGCGGACGTCCACTGTGGACGAAAAGGTGCGGCTGACCGTGCGGGACCACGGACCGGGGCTGCGTGCCGAGGAACTGGAGCGGGCCACCGACCGGTTCTGGCGCAGCACCGCGCACCAGAACGTGGCCGGGTCCGGGCTGGGGCTGTCCATCGTGGCGGAAATCGTGGCCAGGTCCGGGGGTTCGCTGAAGCTGGACCTGCCAGCGGGCGGCGGGCTCCGGATCACCGTTGAGCTGCCCGCCGCTAATTCTTGA
- a CDS encoding amino acid ABC transporter permease has product MFDFLGDYDILGAFWTTIQLAVLSAVGSLIWGTILAGMRVSPVPIMRGFGTAYVNVVRNTPLTVIIFFCSIGLSSTLAFNLAPENSPTFIIDNGFRLAVLGFVAYTSTFVCESLRSGINTVPVGQAEAARALGLSFSQVLRIIVLPQAFRSVIAPLASVLIALIKNTTVASVIGVAEASLLMAEMIENESDAIILVFSVFALGFVLLTLPVGLLLGWVAKKVAVKR; this is encoded by the coding sequence GTGTTCGACTTCCTCGGTGACTACGACATCCTCGGTGCCTTCTGGACGACCATCCAGCTGGCGGTGCTCTCCGCCGTCGGCTCGCTGATCTGGGGCACGATCCTGGCCGGGATGCGGGTGAGCCCGGTCCCGATCATGCGGGGATTCGGCACCGCCTACGTCAACGTCGTGCGGAACACTCCGCTGACGGTGATCATCTTCTTCTGCTCCATCGGCCTGTCCTCCACGCTGGCCTTCAACCTGGCGCCGGAGAACTCGCCGACCTTCATCATCGACAACGGCTTCCGGCTCGCCGTCCTCGGTTTTGTGGCCTACACCTCGACCTTCGTCTGCGAGTCGCTGCGCTCGGGCATCAACACGGTCCCGGTCGGCCAGGCCGAGGCGGCCCGCGCGCTGGGGCTGAGCTTCTCCCAGGTGCTGCGGATCATCGTGCTGCCGCAGGCGTTCCGCTCGGTGATCGCGCCGCTGGCGAGCGTGCTGATCGCGCTGATCAAGAACACCACGGTGGCCAGCGTCATCGGTGTCGCCGAGGCCTCGCTGCTGATGGCGGAGATGATCGAGAACGAGAGTGACGCGATCATCCTGGTGTTCTCGGTGTTCGCACTCGGCTTTGTGCTCCTCACCCTGCCGGTCGGGCTGCTGCTCGGCTGGGTGGCGAAGAAAGTGGCGGTGAAACGATGA
- a CDS encoding succinate dehydrogenase/fumarate reductase iron-sulfur subunit: MGYKASFRVWRGDDTDGELQDYTVEVNEGEVVLDIIHRLQATQAPDLAVRWNCKAGKCGSCSAEINGRPRLLCMTRMSVFDEDEVITVTPMRTFPVIRDLVTDVSFNYTKAREIPSFTPPADLKPGDYRMQQVDVERSQEFRKCIECFLCQNTCHVVRDHEENKEAFAGPRYLMRIAELEMHPLDVADRRDAAQEEHGLGYCNITKCCTEVCPEGIHITDNALIPMKERVADRKYDPIVWLGNKLFRRNDS, translated from the coding sequence ATGGGGTACAAGGCGAGCTTCCGGGTCTGGCGCGGCGACGACACCGACGGTGAGCTGCAGGACTACACCGTCGAGGTGAACGAGGGTGAGGTCGTGCTCGACATCATCCACCGCCTGCAGGCCACCCAGGCGCCGGACCTGGCGGTGCGGTGGAACTGCAAGGCGGGCAAGTGCGGCTCGTGCTCGGCGGAGATCAACGGCCGTCCGCGCCTGCTGTGCATGACGCGGATGTCGGTGTTCGACGAGGACGAGGTCATCACGGTGACCCCGATGCGGACCTTCCCGGTGATCCGCGACCTGGTCACCGACGTGTCCTTCAACTACACCAAGGCGCGCGAGATCCCGTCGTTCACCCCGCCCGCGGACCTGAAGCCCGGCGACTACCGCATGCAGCAGGTGGACGTCGAGCGCTCGCAGGAGTTCCGCAAGTGCATCGAGTGCTTCCTGTGCCAGAACACCTGCCACGTGGTGCGTGACCACGAGGAGAACAAGGAAGCCTTCGCCGGGCCGCGGTACCTGATGCGGATCGCGGAGCTGGAGATGCACCCGCTGGACGTGGCCGACCGCCGGGACGCCGCGCAGGAGGAGCACGGGCTCGGGTACTGCAACATCACCAAGTGCTGCACCGAGGTCTGCCCGGAGGGCATCCACATCACCGACAACGCGCTGATCCCGATGAAGGAGCGCGTGGCGGACCGCAAGTACGACCCGATCGTCTGGCTGGGCAACAAGCTGTTCCGCCGCAACGATTCCTGA
- a CDS encoding glutamate ABC transporter substrate-binding protein, with translation MRLSRVLRTSAVVAVAGLTLAACGGGGESGSKNLVARAKEDKKITIGIKFDQPGLGLQTQAGKPEGFDVDVAKYIAKELGVEESGITWKEAQSAERENLIEKGDVDFIVATYSITDKRKEKVAFAGPYFVAGQGLLVRADNTDITGNTALNGKKLCSVKGSTPAQKIKDEYSKDAQLQEYGKYSDCITALENGSIDAVTTDDVILAGFAAKSPGKFKLVGEPFSKENYGVGLKKDDAESRTAIANAITKMQQDGSWKKSLEANVGPSGYKIPEPSPVTEK, from the coding sequence ATGCGGTTGAGTCGAGTTCTGCGTACGAGCGCAGTCGTCGCGGTTGCGGGCCTCACGCTCGCCGCCTGTGGTGGCGGCGGGGAAAGCGGCAGCAAGAACCTGGTCGCGCGCGCCAAGGAAGACAAGAAGATCACCATCGGCATCAAGTTCGACCAGCCGGGGCTCGGGCTCCAGACGCAGGCGGGCAAGCCGGAGGGCTTCGACGTGGACGTGGCGAAGTACATCGCCAAGGAGCTGGGCGTCGAAGAGTCGGGGATCACCTGGAAGGAAGCCCAGTCCGCCGAGCGCGAGAACCTGATCGAGAAGGGTGACGTCGACTTCATCGTCGCCACCTACTCGATCACCGACAAGCGCAAGGAGAAGGTGGCCTTCGCCGGGCCGTACTTCGTCGCGGGCCAGGGCCTGCTGGTGCGCGCGGACAACACCGACATCACCGGCAACACCGCGCTCAACGGCAAGAAGCTGTGCTCGGTCAAGGGCTCCACCCCGGCCCAGAAGATCAAGGACGAGTACTCCAAGGACGCGCAGCTGCAGGAGTACGGCAAGTACTCCGACTGCATCACCGCGCTGGAGAACGGCAGCATCGACGCGGTCACCACCGACGACGTGATCCTGGCCGGTTTCGCGGCCAAGAGCCCGGGCAAGTTCAAGCTGGTCGGCGAGCCGTTCAGCAAGGAGAACTACGGGGTCGGCCTGAAGAAGGACGACGCCGAGAGCCGCACCGCGATCGCCAACGCGATCACCAAGATGCAGCAGGACGGCAGCTGGAAGAAGTCGCTGGAGGCCAACGTCGGCCCGTCGGGTTACAAGATCCCCGAGCCCTCGCCGGTGACCGAGAAGTAA
- a CDS encoding amino acid ABC transporter permease, with protein sequence MSGAPSVLYDAPGPKAKARNIIYTVIFGAILVLIAYLVIAQLAEKNQLAGEKWTPFIESGTWVTFLLPGLGYTLLIAGLSIVIALPVGAIFGIARLSDHKWIRTVAGVIVEFFRAIPVLILMIFANEFYSEYTDVDSDNRVLFAAVTGLVLYNASVLAEVVRAGILSLPKGQTEAASALGLRKTQTMTNVLLPQAVAAMLPAIVSQLVVILKDTALAGGALSVPDLLRQANVISGNFGNTIPTYIVIGVIYVVLNFILTSFASWLQKKMARRKKTPKGTQPLIDAPSQITTTTQAGAAGTGGGI encoded by the coding sequence ATGAGCGGCGCCCCCTCTGTTCTCTACGACGCCCCCGGTCCGAAGGCCAAGGCGCGCAACATCATCTACACGGTGATCTTCGGGGCGATCCTGGTGCTGATCGCCTACCTGGTGATCGCCCAGCTCGCCGAGAAGAACCAGCTGGCAGGCGAGAAGTGGACGCCGTTCATCGAGAGCGGCACGTGGGTGACCTTCCTGCTGCCCGGCCTCGGCTACACCCTGCTGATCGCGGGACTGTCCATTGTGATCGCGCTGCCGGTCGGGGCCATCTTCGGCATCGCGCGGCTGTCCGACCACAAGTGGATCCGCACGGTGGCCGGGGTGATCGTGGAGTTCTTCCGCGCCATCCCGGTGCTGATCCTGATGATCTTCGCGAACGAGTTCTACTCGGAGTACACCGATGTGGACTCGGACAACCGGGTGCTCTTCGCCGCGGTGACCGGTCTGGTGCTGTACAACGCTTCCGTGCTCGCGGAAGTGGTGCGCGCCGGTATCCTGTCCCTCCCGAAGGGACAGACGGAGGCGGCGTCGGCGCTGGGGCTGCGCAAGACCCAGACGATGACCAACGTGCTGCTGCCGCAGGCGGTGGCCGCGATGCTGCCGGCGATCGTCAGCCAGCTGGTGGTCATCCTGAAGGACACCGCGCTGGCCGGTGGTGCGCTGTCGGTGCCGGACCTGCTGCGCCAGGCGAACGTGATCTCCGGGAACTTCGGCAACACCATTCCGACCTACATCGTCATCGGCGTCATCTACGTGGTGCTGAACTTCATCCTGACCAGCTTCGCTTCGTGGCTGCAGAAGAAGATGGCCCGCCGCAAGAAGACCCCGAAGGGCACCCAGCCCCTGATCGACGCACCCTCGCAGATCACCACGACCACGCAGGCCGGTGCCGCCGGCACCGGTGGCGGAATCTGA
- the miaB gene encoding tRNA (N6-isopentenyl adenosine(37)-C2)-methylthiotransferase MiaB, translating to MNVHDSERLAGQLEAAGYVPATDDAPDVVVFNTCAVRENADNKLYGTLGHLRPAKTAKPDMQIAVGGCLAQKDRGEIVKRAPWVDVVFGTHNIGSLPTLLERARHNAEAQVEILESLETFPSTLPARRDSAYSGWVSISVGCNNTCTFCIVPSLRGKERDRRPGEILAEVEALVAEGVLEVTLLGQNVNSYGVEFGERDAFSKLLRSCGSVEGLERVRFTSPHPAAFTDDVIDAMAETPNVCPQLHMPLQSGSDRVLKEMRRSYRSARFLSILDKVRAVMPEAAITTDIIVGFPGETEEDFQATLDVVRQARFSSAFTFQYSKRPGTPAAEMPGQLPKEVVQERYDRLVALQNEVAWEENKKLVGRKVELLVAAGEGRKDAETLRMSGRARDGRLVHFTPGELNVRPGDVVETVITYGAPHHLVADGELLSHRRTRAGDNAEAGLRPKTNGVSLGLPSIGAPPPQPVATGGCAL from the coding sequence ATGAACGTCCACGACTCCGAGCGCCTGGCCGGGCAGCTCGAGGCGGCGGGCTACGTGCCCGCCACCGACGACGCGCCGGACGTGGTGGTCTTCAACACCTGCGCGGTGCGGGAGAACGCCGACAACAAGCTGTACGGCACCCTCGGCCACCTGCGCCCGGCCAAGACCGCCAAGCCGGACATGCAGATCGCCGTCGGCGGCTGCCTGGCGCAGAAGGACCGCGGTGAGATCGTCAAGCGGGCGCCCTGGGTGGACGTCGTGTTCGGCACGCACAACATCGGCTCGCTGCCGACGCTGCTGGAGCGCGCGCGGCACAACGCCGAAGCGCAGGTGGAGATCCTCGAGTCGCTGGAGACCTTCCCGTCCACGCTGCCCGCGCGCCGCGACTCGGCGTACTCGGGCTGGGTGTCGATCTCGGTGGGCTGCAACAACACCTGCACCTTCTGCATCGTGCCGTCGCTGCGGGGCAAGGAGCGCGACCGGCGGCCGGGCGAGATCCTGGCCGAGGTCGAGGCGCTGGTCGCCGAGGGCGTGCTCGAGGTGACCCTGCTCGGGCAGAACGTGAACTCCTACGGCGTCGAGTTCGGCGAGCGCGACGCGTTCTCGAAGCTGCTGCGCTCGTGCGGGTCGGTCGAGGGCCTGGAGCGCGTGCGGTTCACCTCACCGCACCCGGCCGCGTTCACCGACGACGTGATCGACGCGATGGCCGAGACCCCGAACGTCTGCCCGCAGCTGCACATGCCGCTGCAGTCCGGTTCGGACCGGGTGCTCAAGGAAATGCGCCGCTCGTACCGGTCGGCCCGGTTCCTGTCCATTTTGGACAAGGTGCGCGCGGTCATGCCGGAGGCGGCGATCACCACCGACATCATCGTCGGTTTCCCCGGGGAGACCGAAGAGGACTTCCAGGCCACGCTCGACGTGGTCCGCCAGGCGCGGTTCTCCAGCGCGTTCACCTTCCAGTACTCGAAGCGCCCCGGCACGCCGGCCGCCGAAATGCCGGGGCAGCTGCCGAAGGAGGTCGTGCAGGAGCGCTACGACCGCCTGGTCGCGCTGCAGAACGAGGTGGCGTGGGAGGAGAACAAGAAGCTGGTCGGGCGGAAGGTCGAGCTGCTGGTCGCGGCCGGTGAAGGGCGCAAGGACGCGGAGACGCTGCGGATGAGCGGGCGCGCCCGCGACGGCAGGCTGGTGCACTTCACCCCGGGTGAGCTGAACGTGCGGCCGGGGGACGTGGTGGAGACCGTGATCACCTACGGCGCGCCGCACCACCTGGTGGCCGACGGCGAGCTGCTTTCGCACCGCCGCACCCGTGCCGGTGACAACGCCGAAGCCGGGCTGCGGCCGAAGACGAACGGCGTCAGCCTGGGCCTGCCGAGCATCGGCGCGCCGCCACCGCAGCCCGTGGCCACCGGGGGGTGCGCGCTGTGA